The sequence GCCTCTCGTTTTGTGTCGTTGACGTATCCCTTACATCTGTTTTTTGTACATGCTAATAATGCGTACATCATATAACTCAAcgtttgcattgtttattttatattttggggCGTATTGAAGCTAACTTTGCGGTATATGATGTTCTTAGTCTTGAAGGTTGTACGGTGACCTTCAGTTGTTAAATTCTACTTCATGTGTCTCTGATAATGGGAAATTATTTGATtcgcaatcatgccacatcttcttatttttgaattacTGAGAGATATTCTATAGCAACAACCATGATCATAACTTCGAACCAGGATAACCCTATGTTATAatatagattgaaataaaaatccTTTGCCTATGCTTTAAATTAAAGatctatttaaaagtaaaaaaaaataaaatcgcaatatcttttcttttttatctttcaagTACATATTTCAAAACGACATTAAACTATTCAATGtcgttttaaaatttgtaaactaccaataacatgaaaaacaatgttAGTGCTtgcatatattttaattcagattatgtatttttttgccAGTTCGAGCAGACAACACATGTAAGCTCCCTACCATTAACGTACGGTGGACATTTCAAACTTCCACACGCAGCTTCCACTGGATACACGACAGCCTCGTTACGGTCTGCATCTCCACCAGGCACAGAATCCAACTTTTCATCAACACAGATATATTCTGATGGCGTACGGCCATTTCTACTAGCCTGCGACATGAGATATCCAGAAAATTCTTTATGCCATCCGGTATGACATGTAACTTTACCGGGTACCATCAAGACTGTCGATCTTTTAGACTGGCAAACAGCACATGGCATATCTTTATCATGAAATTTCATTGAATATGGCTTATTCTGACCGATTTCATATTCGATACCATATAGTCTACCTGTCCATGTGTTCACTCTACCATCATAATATTTCCATTCAGGAACCTTTGGTAAACACAGAGCATTTGCACCAGACCCACCAATGTTGTGGCGCTTACCAGCAGCATATCCTACAAAGAGTTCAATTAAATAGAAAATGCACATTATTAATATCTCTCAGTCAGAAACAACTCTGGATTCTGATGTTACTTAGTTGCCGTTcgttggtgtggttcataagtgtttctcgtttctcgttatTAATATGAATTACAGtggtttttcccgtttgaataggTTTTACTCTAGTATTgttttagggccctttatagcttgctgtttggtgtaaAAGAAGACTCCGTTTTAAAGACCGTAATTTGACTTTTATAATATTGCGAATcgagagttgtctccttggcacttacgtcacatcttcttatatctattttaacataaagtAAACAAGTCACATGACCGTAAGTACACTTTTCTTATGAACTTTGGAAAGTGTTTTTAATTAAGACATCTGATTTGTATGCacacttttttaaattcattaaatgTTTCTATAATGGCGCTTTTAATAGAGCCACAGTAACAACATACCATCATAAACTAGCTTTGACTCCTCTTGACATGATGTTTTCCCCCATCTAATATACGTCTCACCTGATTTTCCTAAGGGAAAAAGGAtcatatttagatttttgatgaacatttatcatttattaagGCACGAATCATGTTCTACACCGAAcatataaacacaaatatttgaacgttattatttttacaaatcaCATAGTAACATTAAAACGAAGAAGATTTGCTGTCTATATAGTAAAATAACATAAGCAATGTGTGAAAAGGAGCAACATAACATTATTATTACCCAGAATGGATTGTAGATCTTCCAACTTCCTTTCAATTTCTTCTATGAGATATTCTGGCTCTCCAGCTCGAcaacaaacacagaaaaaaagtacaacCAAACTGATCTTCAACATGATAATTCGATATCTTTACCAGAAGGCTATCAGTACGTGTAATAATACAAAAGAatgttaacttttttcattattgatgtaaatattttatgtttgttgATGCAACAGATAATGCAACATGAAACCTGTAATTACAATAGTGCGTGATTGTTTTAAATGTCATCTTGAATTGAGATGATATGAATGAATGTTGGATACATCGTTAATCCTTAAACGAGGGTCTTCTTAGGCAAATTCTTTTAGTCAAGGTACAATAAATCTATATATTAACAGATCCAAGGACAAACagaataaatattcaaatattatgtgACTTTATATATCAGGATTatacatcaaaaatataaaaggcaaattcacaaaaataatgaactccgagaaaaattcttAACGAAAAGTTTCTTATCAAATGGGAAAATCAagtgataaaacacatcaaacgaatagacaacaactgttatactcctgacttggaacaggcattttcaaatttagaaaatggtggattaaacctggttttacagctagctctcacttgtatgacagtcgcatcaaattacattatatttacaacgatgcaaAAAGTTCCCAAACCTGACAACAAATCACAAGGAAGTCAAAATCacattagtttgtttttttatagtgatttaGATTATATCACAATGTTGACAGCTGTGTCCCTATCATGACATTTTTACCTGTTGCAAGATACTTTCAAACTCTAGAAATAACTAGACCAATCcacaaaaaacaccaaataatTGTCTAAATCAGTCTGAGACTGTTTATATGATTTGGACGTAAACCATATAAGATTCGGAAAGAAAACATAAGTCGAACTCAAGATTTGCGAAACAATGATTTAatctttacatattttttttcaatccgacTTAATGCTTTATCACAGAATTTAATTAAATGCATTATGATACTTTTTGTTCCTTGTGTAGTAGCtataaattatttagaaaactAGATAGTTTTACTCCCACTGCGTCAATAAACATAGCAGCTAAACCGAAAAGCTCATCAATTACCCAGTCCTTAGCATACAAGAACAAGTAAAACAACATGTATTTATGACAAACAATCACATTCTTCCCTAGAATGTACAAAATGTGGACAGAGAAACtcttttcaatctatgagtttgactgtccctctggtttCTTTCGCCCcttttctataatttaaaagAGTAAAGTATGTTATAATTGCTTTGGAAACCAGAAATGCCGCTCGCTACTTAGTTGTAGGAAATGCATCACATTCGCCTTTGTTTTAGTAATAATAATCAAGAGCAAAACAGCGTACGAACACCATAACCTTTACTGCAAAATACAAAAGTAAATACACTAGAGAGCGATAATGATGCATTAACATTTTACACGTCGACATTGAGTATTACAAAGAGCAGACGTTTTATTAAAGATAGCCACCTCACCAGTTTGAATGGATAACAGGTCAGTTACAGCTAATATTCTTTCAGATGAATAATCTCAGGAGTCGTTTATAAGCGAAGAATAAGACgcttaattgaaattaaaatcaaatgaaatttctACAATTACCCTAACAGGCGGAAACTCGgatgaaaaagaacaaaagaatcggagctttttgttagagaaggcgataaatgattactgtaatgtttactatagtaacagttgtttttaaagttgatagaaaaaaatgaattaaaattttattctaatttacgctcaggataaaatttgaatatcacggcccaggccatgtgtaaatgtCCAACAATCTACGGATTgcaggaattatttcttaaacaaagCATTTTATCACTATCAGGAGTAATCGAAAAcgtttcaacaaaaaatactgaaatcaaaTGTAACTCAAAGGGTGCAAAAAGTCTATAATGTAGACGAATTGTAACATAATACCTTTTCAATCGATGGCACAAATGGAAAACGAACTGTCATATATTTGCCTTGGTTTCGGTTTTCTCCGAACTGGGGGTTAAATCCTTTTGGATTATTAGTGAAGCAGGCATTAAATATTCATCCCTTTGGTCTTGGAATCTTTCAAAGTTCTTTTTTGAGAAAAGGGACTGATGAAATTTTAGTCTTAGTCGTAGTTACAGGCTCTGAAATATCgtttatttcagaaataaaaattccAAACTTGTGTGAACTTTGCATATTTATGCTTTGGCAGGCGAGATCAAATAtgtattcaaaattgaaatcgtTTAGTGTGATATGTGTGATATACATTCGCTTAATGAGAGTATCCCTATAGTAAAATGCGTGGTTCATGTCTAGAAGTGAGATGGAAGAATCTGTATCAATTGTTTTCTAATGCAGAAAGATATATAGAAAGGACCCTAGCAGAAACATTTGGATTGTAATTGAACGAGTATCGTCAATATGCctgtatttgaaatcaaatgaaCTAGCTTTTTTGATATTcttgatttcaacaaaattttgaaactcTGGGTCtgatgaaaataagaaaaggtCGACCAGGAGAGGTTCATTGATGGTTTCCATTGGAATGCCAATAACTTGATTTTAAATTCAACAAACATCAGAAACTCAAGCATAATGATAACTTAATCTTCGGTGtatcattttatttctcatttaaaGAAACCTTTTAGAATGATACCAAAGGTATCTTATATTCATAAATCACAGCAATTTGGTTCAAGTTTCcaataaatcaattcaaacataCATTTCCATTTACATATgttattataatacatgtatgaaaataaaCCTAAGATAAAGTCTTTAAATCGGGACTGACAAAACCagacattctcaattttgatattaataaaaaaaaaaaaggaacttCCTTTTATCAATCTCACTAACAGTGCAGTTTCTAGGAAAGCAATGCAAGCTAATTTGAGGTAGTTTGTATTGGAAATCCTCAAAATCCAAAAGTCAAAAATATGGGTCGACGACTGTAAAGACGGATGGATTGATGGGCTTCGACATATATCGCTATATGTAATGTCTAATATCAGAGTATTTTGATATCAGATCAAGTAAGGGAACATGCATACAACACGAGAGAATCCCTGCCAATGAAATGGAATAatatatgaaatgtaaaatctcaaaatactgaacttagaggaaaatcatttcgaaaagtccataatcacatggcaaaatcaacaaaataacaaaacgcatcaaaaacgaatggacaagaactgtcatattcctgacttggtacaggcattttcaaatgtagaaaatggtggattaaacctggttctatagtaTGGTAATAGTATAATTGAGATACATTTATTCATGAAACAAAATTCCCATACGTTCATTACAGCACCCTAAACTGCAAAACAAAGCATTAATTGCATGTTCTTCATTCTAAAACACAGAAAGTTACCACCATCTTCTACATCAAGACGCTCCTTAACAGAAATTGTTTGCTCGATCTCAATAACGCTGTATCTCTTCACTGAAGTACACGCAAGCTGTAggcaaaaaaatcatataaactGCAAAGAGAAACTAATCTAACAAATAATATCATAatgtttcaaacaataactgCGTAAAATACAGGACCAATACAAGCATTATGACACCAATGGACCTAAGTTAAAGACTTTCATCAATTGTATGAATTTGGTCAGATATTTGAGATGATACTTCCATGACAAATATACGTTTAACATGAACAATACTAATGTCACAGCTAAAGTGAGGCCAGTATATATCCAAAACGAATATATACTAAAACGAAACTAAAATTTTGGAGTGGACCCTTAACGGAAACATCAGTTCATCAATAGGTCATTTTA is a genomic window of Mytilus trossulus isolate FHL-02 chromosome 1, PNRI_Mtr1.1.1.hap1, whole genome shotgun sequence containing:
- the LOC134706279 gene encoding uncharacterized protein LOC134706279 is translated as MLKISLVVLFFCVCCRAGEPEYLIEEIERKLEDLQSILGKSGETYIRWGKTSCQEESKLVYDGYAAGKRHNIGGSGANALCLPKVPEWKYYDGRVNTWTGRLYGIEYEIGQNKPYSMKFHDKDMPCAVCQSKRSTVLMVPGKVTCHTGWHKEFSGYLMSQASRNGRTPSEYICVDEKLDSVPGGDADRNEAVVYPVEAACGSLKCPPYVNGRELTCVVCSNWQKNT